The following proteins are encoded in a genomic region of Pseudomonas saponiphila:
- a CDS encoding DUF459 domain-containing protein: protein MPASKRSPLSVSLGSAAKVFYALVVTSLLLVWFNQQSIRLYCQQKYHDDCEIPGLSQNPQWRFGAQLNQALENARVAFVGSFAATADLTVAQAEAATDDEPQPLPKVAAAPVPEHPPLSAAHSAPAHAAPAHAAPQAPTPVASQPVAVAAPLSHGPKAQQAGVAPLMASLATGDEVFFVGDSLMQGVAPHMANTLRKRYNVKSLNLSKQSTGLAYPSFFNWPKTVESTLASNPNIRLMVIFLGPNDPWDMPVAKGKPFLRFKTPDWEEAYRQRIDSILDTAQAHNVQVIWVGPPNMEKPKLSTAMAYLSDLYKSQIERYQQHFVSANEILGYQNDEFSYYRTTGDGKKVKTRVDDGIHFTTTGQKLIAERVISLINFPSQQLTEH, encoded by the coding sequence ATGCCAGCTTCTAAGCGTTCGCCCTTGTCGGTCAGCCTCGGCAGTGCAGCCAAGGTGTTTTACGCCCTGGTGGTGACCAGCCTGTTGCTGGTGTGGTTCAACCAGCAGTCGATCCGCCTCTACTGCCAGCAGAAGTATCACGATGACTGCGAGATCCCGGGGCTGTCGCAGAACCCGCAGTGGCGCTTTGGCGCCCAGCTCAACCAGGCACTGGAGAATGCCCGGGTGGCCTTTGTCGGCAGCTTTGCCGCCACGGCCGACCTGACGGTGGCCCAGGCCGAAGCGGCGACGGACGACGAGCCGCAGCCGTTGCCCAAGGTCGCCGCCGCGCCGGTGCCGGAGCATCCGCCGCTGAGCGCCGCCCATTCTGCCCCCGCTCATGCCGCGCCCGCCCATGCGGCTCCCCAGGCCCCGACCCCGGTTGCCTCGCAGCCGGTGGCCGTGGCTGCGCCGCTTAGCCATGGGCCCAAGGCCCAGCAGGCAGGCGTGGCGCCGCTGATGGCCAGCCTGGCCACTGGCGACGAGGTGTTCTTTGTCGGTGACTCGCTGATGCAGGGCGTGGCGCCGCACATGGCCAACACCCTGCGCAAGCGCTACAACGTCAAGAGCCTGAACCTCAGCAAACAGAGCACCGGCCTTGCCTATCCGAGCTTTTTCAACTGGCCCAAGACCGTTGAGAGCACCCTGGCCAGCAACCCGAATATCCGTCTGATGGTGATCTTCCTCGGTCCCAACGACCCGTGGGACATGCCGGTGGCCAAGGGCAAACCGTTCCTGCGTTTCAAGACCCCGGACTGGGAAGAGGCCTATCGCCAGCGCATCGATTCGATCCTCGACACCGCCCAGGCCCACAATGTGCAAGTGATCTGGGTCGGCCCGCCGAACATGGAGAAGCCCAAGCTGTCTACGGCAATGGCTTATCTGAGCGACCTGTACAAGAGCCAGATCGAGCGCTATCAGCAGCATTTCGTCTCGGCCAACGAGATTCTCGGTTACCAGAACGACGAGTTTTCCTATTACCGCACCACCGGCGACGGCAAGAAGGTCAAGACCCGGGTCGATGACGGTATCCATTTCACCACCACTGGGCAGAAGCTGATCGCTGAGCGTGTGATCTCGCTGATCAACTTCCCCAGCCAACAATTGACGGAGCACTGA
- a CDS encoding SGNH/GDSL hydrolase family protein: MGRLQGIALLLGITLLSSCSPTTEVQATPASALARSGSGTKKVVTTGTDPNLALLARKFSTSDRTPINIVQLGDSHTAADLFSGEMRRLLQAQYGDGGIGFVAATPVPGTRYERVILGAAKRQWSLVSARNQQSNQFPLGGYLSLPMTPGARVHIAERQPSNQQYRISALYQASSNNTLTARDNLNKSSRMLAATGGQWRFSPPFNNLTLPLDLNVANNQGLALGGWNILGQKSAGVIYSALGINGARLDVLDKWQPGWLETLKALRPDMVVLAYGTNEAFDDDLDLQLYRSQLQEKVALLRKNLPKSVILLVGPPDSIKRRNAGSCAASQPQPLRQIVQIQKDVAKTSRTLFWDWQAFMGGDCSISKWQGSDLARNDLVHLTADGYRKSADGLYRFLRGQLGERMP, encoded by the coding sequence ATGGGGCGACTGCAAGGCATTGCGCTGTTGCTGGGCATCACCTTGCTGAGCAGTTGCAGCCCGACCACCGAGGTCCAGGCCACTCCGGCCTCGGCCCTGGCGCGGTCCGGGAGCGGCACCAAGAAAGTCGTGACCACCGGCACCGACCCGAACCTGGCACTGCTGGCGCGCAAGTTCAGTACCTCCGACCGCACGCCCATCAACATCGTGCAACTGGGTGACTCCCACACCGCCGCCGACCTGTTCAGCGGCGAGATGCGGCGCCTGCTGCAAGCGCAGTACGGCGATGGCGGCATCGGTTTCGTGGCGGCCACGCCGGTGCCCGGCACCCGCTATGAGCGAGTGATCCTGGGTGCGGCCAAGCGCCAGTGGTCCCTGGTGTCGGCGCGCAACCAGCAGAGCAACCAGTTTCCCCTGGGCGGCTACCTGTCGCTGCCGATGACTCCGGGAGCCCGGGTGCACATCGCCGAGCGCCAGCCGAGCAACCAGCAGTACCGGATTTCCGCGCTGTACCAGGCGTCCAGCAACAACACCCTGACCGCCCGGGACAACCTCAATAAAAGCAGCCGCATGCTGGCCGCCACCGGTGGACAGTGGCGCTTCAGTCCGCCGTTCAACAACCTGACCCTGCCCCTGGACCTGAACGTGGCCAACAACCAGGGCCTGGCCCTGGGCGGCTGGAACATCCTCGGGCAGAAGAGCGCCGGGGTGATCTATTCCGCCCTGGGCATCAATGGCGCGCGTCTGGACGTGCTGGACAAGTGGCAGCCCGGTTGGCTGGAAACCCTCAAGGCTTTGCGTCCGGACATGGTGGTGCTGGCCTACGGCACCAACGAAGCCTTTGATGACGACCTGGACCTGCAGCTCTACCGCAGCCAGTTGCAGGAGAAAGTCGCGCTGCTGCGCAAGAACCTGCCCAAGAGCGTGATCCTGCTAGTAGGGCCGCCGGACTCCATCAAACGCCGCAATGCCGGCAGCTGCGCGGCTTCCCAGCCGCAACCGCTGCGGCAGATCGTGCAGATCCAGAAGGATGTGGCGAAGACCAGCCGCACCCTGTTCTGGGACTGGCAGGCCTTCATGGGGGGCGACTGCTCCATCAGCAAATGGCAGGGCAGTGACCTGGCGCGCAACGACCTGGTGCACCTGACCGCCGACGGCTACCGCAAGAGCGCCGACGGCCTGTACCGCTTCCTGCGCGGGCAGTTGGGCGAACGCATGCCCTGA
- the ilvD gene encoding dihydroxy-acid dehydratase — MPDYRSKTSTHGRNMAGARALWRATGMKDADFKKPIIAIANSFTQFVPGHVHLKDLGQLVAREIERAGGVAKEFNTIAVDDGIAMGHDGMLYSLPSREIIADSVEYMVNAHCADAIVCISNCDKITPGMLMAALRLNIPVIFVSGGPMEAGKTKLAAHGLDLVDAMVIAADSSASDEKVAEYERSACPTCGSCSGMFTANSMNCLTEALGLALPGNGSTLATHSDREELFLRAGRTIVELCQRYYGDNDESVLPRNIANFKAFENAMTLDIAMGGSTNTILHLLAAAQEAEIDFDLRDIDRLSRNVPQLCKVAPNIQKYHMEDVHRAGGIFSILGELARGGLLHTDLPTVHSKTLAEGIAQWDITQTSDEAVHHFFKAGPAGIPTQTAFSQSTRWDSLDDDRENGCIRSVEHAYSKEGGLAVLYGNIALDGCVVKTAGVDESIHVFEGNAKIFESQDSAVRGILADEVKEGDIVIIRYEGPKGGPGMQEMLYPTSYLKSKGLGKACALLTDGRFSGGTSGLSIGHASPEAAAGGAIGLVQDGDKVLIDIPNRSINLLVSDEELAARRVEQDKKGWKPVEARPRKVTTALKAYALLATSADKGAVRNKAMLDGL, encoded by the coding sequence ATGCCTGATTACCGCTCGAAAACATCCACCCACGGCCGCAACATGGCCGGCGCCCGCGCCCTGTGGCGCGCCACGGGGATGAAAGATGCCGACTTCAAGAAGCCGATCATCGCCATTGCCAACTCCTTCACCCAGTTCGTCCCGGGGCACGTGCACCTGAAGGACCTGGGCCAGCTGGTGGCCCGCGAGATCGAACGCGCCGGTGGCGTGGCCAAGGAATTCAACACCATCGCCGTGGACGACGGCATCGCCATGGGCCATGACGGCATGCTGTATTCCCTGCCGAGCCGCGAGATCATCGCCGACTCCGTGGAGTACATGGTCAACGCCCACTGCGCCGACGCCATCGTCTGCATCTCCAACTGCGACAAGATCACCCCCGGCATGCTGATGGCCGCCCTGCGCCTGAACATCCCGGTGATCTTCGTTTCCGGCGGCCCGATGGAAGCCGGCAAGACCAAGCTCGCCGCCCACGGCCTGGACCTGGTGGACGCCATGGTCATCGCCGCCGACTCCAGCGCTTCTGACGAGAAGGTTGCCGAGTACGAGCGCAGCGCCTGCCCGACCTGCGGTTCGTGCTCCGGCATGTTCACCGCCAACTCCATGAACTGCCTGACCGAAGCCCTGGGCCTGGCCCTGCCGGGCAACGGTTCGACCCTGGCCACCCACAGCGACCGCGAAGAGCTGTTCCTGCGGGCCGGGCGCACCATCGTCGAGCTGTGCCAGCGCTACTACGGCGACAACGACGAGTCGGTCCTGCCGCGCAACATCGCCAACTTCAAGGCGTTCGAGAACGCCATGACCCTGGACATCGCCATGGGCGGTTCCACCAACACCATCCTCCACCTGCTGGCCGCCGCCCAGGAAGCCGAGATCGACTTCGACCTGCGGGACATCGATCGTCTGTCGCGCAATGTGCCGCAGCTGTGCAAGGTGGCGCCGAACATCCAGAAGTACCACATGGAAGACGTGCACCGCGCCGGGGGCATTTTCAGCATCCTCGGCGAGCTGGCCCGTGGCGGCCTGCTGCACACCGACCTGCCCACCGTGCACAGCAAGACCCTGGCCGAGGGCATCGCCCAGTGGGACATCACCCAGACCAGCGACGAAGCCGTGCACCACTTCTTCAAGGCCGGCCCGGCGGGCATCCCGACCCAGACCGCGTTCAGCCAGTCGACCCGTTGGGACAGCCTCGACGACGACCGTGAGAACGGCTGCATCCGCAGCGTCGAGCATGCCTACTCCAAGGAGGGCGGCCTGGCCGTGCTCTACGGCAACATCGCCCTGGACGGCTGCGTGGTGAAGACCGCCGGCGTCGACGAGTCGATCCACGTCTTCGAAGGCAACGCCAAGATCTTCGAAAGCCAGGACAGCGCCGTGCGCGGCATCCTCGCCGACGAAGTGAAGGAAGGCGACATCGTGATCATCCGTTACGAAGGTCCGAAAGGCGGCCCGGGCATGCAGGAAATGCTCTACCCGACGTCTTATCTGAAGTCCAAGGGCCTGGGCAAAGCCTGCGCCCTGCTCACCGACGGCCGCTTCTCCGGCGGCACCTCGGGCCTGTCCATCGGCCACGCCTCGCCTGAAGCGGCGGCCGGGGGCGCCATCGGCCTGGTACAGGACGGTGACAAGGTACTGATCGACATTCCCAACCGCTCGATCAACCTGCTGGTCAGCGACGAGGAGCTGGCGGCGCGCCGCGTCGAACAGGACAAGAAAGGCTGGAAGCCGGTGGAGGCGCGGCCACGCAAAGTGACCACCGCCCTGAAGGCCTACGCCCTGCTGGCCACAAGCGCCGACAAGGGCGCGGTACGCAACAAGGCCATGCTCGACGGCCTGTGA
- a CDS encoding MFS transporter, giving the protein MDHSPTTPKNTSAVILLLTMTLLGVFPLDVILPSFPALAERFNTSSADIALSVSLFAIGLSFSLMVIGPLSDSLGRKKLLMAGMAVAIAGALGCMAATEYAWFLLFRVVQAVGCGCFALSQALVQDLFVGRQQERLRIALVTASGIFISLSPLLGTWLQAHLGWQGSFEVFVVLGLLVLFKAWLLLENTPGTAAGQRHIFAAYRRVFADLSFLGYWLISALAFACHFSFIVISPLIFMEQLQLSPYQYALTLLLYGAAYVLGGIGAGVMNRYLQASTQIVTGLGLIALSGLLMLLLQQFELSVATVLVPMIVCTAGTTITRPVATSRAMGIFPHNAGTSASAGNMLIFIAGGLISGFINLSASNLVMALGLCFLGLSAIALGLNSLVNRRYQGACV; this is encoded by the coding sequence ATGGACCACTCCCCCACCACCCCGAAAAACACCTCGGCCGTCATCCTGCTGCTGACCATGACCCTGCTCGGGGTCTTCCCGCTGGACGTGATCCTCCCCTCGTTTCCCGCCCTGGCCGAACGCTTCAATACCTCCAGCGCCGATATCGCGCTGTCCGTTAGCCTGTTCGCCATTGGCTTGTCGTTTTCCCTGATGGTGATCGGGCCGCTGTCAGACTCCCTGGGGCGCAAGAAGCTGCTAATGGCAGGCATGGCCGTGGCCATCGCCGGGGCGCTGGGCTGCATGGCCGCCACCGAGTATGCGTGGTTCCTGCTGTTTCGCGTGGTCCAGGCCGTGGGTTGTGGCTGCTTCGCGCTGTCCCAGGCGCTGGTACAGGACCTGTTCGTCGGCCGGCAGCAGGAGCGCCTGCGCATCGCCCTGGTCACCGCCAGCGGCATCTTCATTTCCCTGTCACCGCTGCTGGGCACCTGGTTGCAGGCCCACCTGGGCTGGCAGGGCAGCTTCGAGGTGTTCGTCGTCCTCGGCCTGCTGGTCTTGTTCAAGGCCTGGCTCCTGCTGGAAAACACACCAGGCACGGCGGCAGGCCAGAGGCATATCTTCGCGGCCTATCGACGGGTGTTTGCCGACCTGTCGTTCCTCGGCTACTGGCTGATCTCGGCGCTGGCCTTCGCCTGCCATTTTTCGTTCATCGTCATTTCACCGCTCATTTTCATGGAGCAGTTGCAGCTCTCGCCCTACCAGTACGCCCTGACGCTGCTGCTGTATGGGGCGGCCTATGTGCTGGGCGGAATCGGCGCCGGGGTGATGAACCGCTACCTGCAGGCCAGCACCCAGATCGTCACCGGACTGGGGCTGATCGCCCTGTCCGGCCTGCTGATGCTGCTGTTGCAGCAGTTCGAGCTGTCCGTCGCCACGGTCCTGGTGCCGATGATCGTCTGCACCGCCGGCACCACCATCACCCGCCCGGTGGCGACCTCGCGGGCCATGGGCATTTTTCCGCACAACGCCGGGACCTCTGCTTCGGCGGGCAACATGCTGATCTTTATCGCTGGCGGCCTGATCAGCGGCTTCATCAACCTGAGCGCAAGCAATCTGGTGATGGCGCTGGGGCTGTGTTTCCTGGGGCTGAGTGCAATCGCCCTGGGCCTGAACAGCCTAGTCAATCGTCGCTATCAGGGCGCCTGCGTCTGA
- a CDS encoding class I SAM-dependent rRNA methyltransferase, whose product MSLPSLRLKANADRRLRAGHLWIYSNEIDVAATPLHGFKAGDQAVLEAAGGKPLGVVAMSPNNLICARLLSRDAKLALDKSLLVHRLNVALSLRERLFDKPFYRLVYGDSDLLPGLVVDRFGDILVVQLASATMEQHKDDVIAALVQVLKPSGILFKNDSAARDAEGLGRYVETVFGLVPEWVALEENGVKFEAPVMEGQKTGWFYDHRMNRARLAPYAKGKRVLDLFSYIGGWGVQAGVFGASEVFCVDASGFALDGVERNAALNGIAEKVTCVEGDVFEALKELKAAEERFDVIVADPPAFIKRKKDLKNGEGAYRRLNEQAMRLLSKDGILVSASCSMHLPEDDLQNILLTSARHLDRNIQLLERGGQGPDHPVHPAIPETRYIKSITCRLLPNS is encoded by the coding sequence ATGTCCCTGCCAAGCCTGCGCCTCAAAGCCAACGCCGATCGCCGCCTGCGCGCCGGCCACCTGTGGATCTACAGCAACGAAATCGATGTGGCCGCCACCCCTCTGCACGGCTTCAAGGCAGGCGACCAGGCAGTGCTGGAAGCCGCCGGCGGCAAGCCCCTGGGTGTGGTGGCCATGAGCCCGAACAACCTGATCTGCGCTCGCCTGCTGTCGCGCGATGCCAAGCTGGCCCTGGACAAGTCGCTGCTGGTGCATCGCCTGAACGTGGCCCTGTCCCTGCGCGAGCGCCTGTTCGACAAGCCGTTCTACCGCCTGGTCTACGGTGATTCCGACCTGCTGCCGGGCCTGGTGGTGGATCGGTTCGGCGACATCCTGGTGGTCCAGCTGGCCTCGGCCACCATGGAACAGCACAAGGACGACGTGATCGCTGCCTTGGTCCAGGTGCTCAAGCCCAGCGGCATCCTGTTCAAGAACGACTCCGCCGCCCGTGACGCCGAAGGCCTGGGCCGCTACGTCGAAACCGTGTTCGGCCTGGTGCCGGAGTGGGTCGCCCTGGAAGAGAACGGCGTGAAGTTCGAGGCCCCGGTGATGGAAGGCCAGAAGACCGGCTGGTTCTACGACCACCGGATGAACCGCGCGCGCCTGGCGCCTTACGCCAAGGGCAAACGGGTGCTGGACCTGTTCAGCTACATCGGCGGCTGGGGCGTGCAGGCCGGCGTGTTCGGCGCCAGCGAAGTGTTCTGCGTCGATGCCTCGGGCTTTGCCCTCGATGGCGTGGAACGCAACGCCGCGCTCAATGGCATTGCCGAGAAAGTCACCTGTGTCGAAGGCGACGTGTTCGAAGCCCTGAAAGAGCTGAAGGCCGCCGAAGAACGCTTTGACGTGATCGTTGCCGACCCGCCCGCCTTCATCAAACGCAAGAAAGACCTGAAGAACGGCGAAGGCGCCTACCGCCGCCTCAACGAACAGGCCATGCGCCTCCTGAGCAAGGACGGCATCCTGGTCAGCGCTTCGTGCTCGATGCACCTGCCGGAGGACGACCTGCAGAACATCCTCCTGACCAGCGCCCGCCACCTGGACCGCAATATCCAGCTGCTGGAACGCGGCGGCCAGGGCCCGGATCACCCGGTGCACCCGGCCATCCCGGAAACCCGCTACATCAAGAGCATCACCTGCCGCCTGCTGCCCAACAGCTGA
- a CDS encoding HDOD domain-containing protein yields the protein MPPQPQIMVDLQMEQYMPDPDLEVIAKLISQDPGLSGALLKIVNSPYYGLSNKIASIQRAVNLLGSRSIINLINAQSIKGEMSDETIVTLNRFWDTAQDVAMTCLTLAKRTGSQAVDEAYALGLFHDCGVPLMLKRFPDYMAVLEEAYGSAGPEQRVVDTENRAFNTNHAVVGYYTAKSWRLPEHVTNAIANHHNALAIFSDESSRNSQLKNLLAILKMAEHICASYRVLGNQAQDLEWNSIGHLILDYVGLSDYDFENLKETVRELGAH from the coding sequence GTGCCGCCCCAGCCGCAAATCATGGTGGATTTGCAGATGGAGCAGTACATGCCCGATCCCGACCTGGAGGTGATCGCCAAGCTGATCTCCCAGGACCCGGGCCTGTCCGGTGCGTTGCTGAAGATCGTCAATTCGCCGTATTACGGGCTGAGCAACAAGATTGCCTCGATCCAGCGCGCGGTGAATCTCTTGGGCAGCCGCTCGATCATCAACCTGATCAATGCGCAGTCGATCAAGGGCGAGATGAGCGATGAAACCATCGTCACCCTCAACCGCTTCTGGGACACCGCCCAGGATGTGGCCATGACCTGCCTGACCCTGGCCAAGCGCACCGGCTCGCAAGCGGTGGACGAGGCCTACGCCCTGGGCCTGTTCCATGATTGCGGCGTGCCGCTGATGCTCAAGCGCTTCCCCGACTACATGGCGGTGCTGGAAGAGGCCTACGGCAGCGCCGGACCTGAGCAGCGCGTGGTGGACACGGAAAACCGTGCCTTCAACACCAATCACGCGGTGGTCGGCTACTACACCGCCAAGTCCTGGCGCCTGCCGGAACACGTGACCAACGCCATCGCCAATCACCACAATGCCCTGGCGATCTTCAGCGACGAGTCGTCGCGCAACAGCCAGCTGAAGAACCTGCTGGCGATCCTGAAGATGGCCGAGCACATCTGCGCCTCCTACCGGGTGCTGGGCAACCAGGCCCAGGATCTGGAGTGGAACAGCATCGGCCACCTGATTCTCGATTACGTCGGCCTGTCGGACTACGACTTCGAGAACCTCAAGGAAACCGTGCGCGAGCTGGGCGCGCACTGA
- the mutM gene encoding bifunctional DNA-formamidopyrimidine glycosylase/DNA-(apurinic or apyrimidinic site) lyase, whose product MPELPEVETTRRGIAPHLEGQKVSRVIVRDRRLRWPIPEDLDVRLSGQRIVQVDRRAKYLLINAEVGTLISHLGMSGNLRLVQIGLPAAKHEHVDIELESGLALRYTDPRRFGAMLWSLDPLNHELLARLGPEPLTDLFDGERLFQLSRGRSMAVKPFIMDNAVVVGVGNIYATEALFAAGIDPRREAKGISRARYVKLAIEIKRILAAAIERGGTTLRDFIGGDGQPGYFQQELFVYGRGAEHCKVCGTGLREIKLGQRASVYCPRCQS is encoded by the coding sequence ATGCCTGAATTACCGGAAGTCGAAACCACCCGGCGCGGGATCGCGCCGCACCTGGAAGGCCAGAAGGTCAGTCGGGTGATTGTCCGTGACCGGCGCTTGCGCTGGCCGATTCCCGAGGATCTGGACGTGCGCCTGTCCGGGCAGCGCATCGTCCAGGTGGATCGCCGGGCCAAGTACCTGCTGATCAATGCCGAAGTCGGCACTCTCATCAGTCATCTGGGCATGTCCGGCAATCTGCGCCTGGTGCAGATCGGCCTGCCGGCGGCCAAACACGAACACGTGGATATCGAACTGGAGTCGGGCCTGGCCCTGCGCTACACCGACCCGCGTCGGTTTGGCGCCATGCTCTGGAGCCTGGACCCGCTGAACCACGAGCTGCTGGCGCGCCTGGGGCCGGAGCCGCTGACCGATCTGTTCGACGGTGAGCGCCTGTTCCAGCTGTCCCGGGGCCGCTCCATGGCGGTCAAGCCGTTCATCATGGACAACGCGGTGGTGGTCGGGGTGGGCAACATCTACGCGACTGAGGCGCTGTTCGCTGCGGGGATCGATCCGCGTCGTGAAGCCAAGGGCATCTCCCGAGCCCGCTATGTGAAGCTGGCGATCGAGATCAAGCGCATCCTGGCCGCGGCCATCGAGCGTGGCGGCACCACCTTGCGCGACTTTATTGGCGGTGACGGCCAGCCGGGCTACTTCCAGCAGGAGCTGTTCGTCTACGGGCGCGGCGCGGAGCACTGCAAGGTCTGTGGCACGGGGCTGCGGGAAATCAAGCTGGGCCAGCGGGCCAGCGTCTATTGCCCGCGTTGCCAGAGCTGA
- a CDS encoding YfhL family 4Fe-4S dicluster ferredoxin yields the protein MSLIITDDCINCDVCEPECPNAAISQGEEIYVIDPNLCTQCVGHYDEPQCQQVCPVDCIPLDEAHPETEEELMAKYRKITGKA from the coding sequence ATGTCCCTGATCATCACCGACGATTGCATCAACTGCGACGTCTGCGAACCCGAGTGCCCCAACGCGGCGATCTCCCAAGGCGAAGAGATCTACGTCATCGATCCGAACCTGTGCACCCAGTGCGTCGGCCACTACGACGAGCCACAGTGCCAGCAAGTGTGCCCGGTGGATTGCATTCCGCTGGACGAAGCGCACCCGGAAACCGAAGAAGAGTTGATGGCCAAGTACCGGAAGATCACCGGCAAGGCTTGA
- the coaD gene encoding pantetheine-phosphate adenylyltransferase, producing MNRVLYPGTFDPITKGHGDLVERASRLFDHVIIAVAASPKKNPLFPLEQRVELAREVTKHLPNVEVVGFSTLLAHFAKEQNANVFLRGLRAVSDFEYEFQLANMNRQLAPDVESLFLTPSERYSFISSTLVREIAALGGDITKFVHPAVADALTLRFKK from the coding sequence ATGAACCGAGTGTTGTACCCAGGTACCTTCGACCCTATTACCAAGGGCCACGGCGATCTGGTCGAGCGCGCCTCGCGGCTGTTCGACCACGTGATCATCGCCGTTGCCGCCAGCCCCAAGAAAAACCCGCTGTTCCCCCTGGAGCAGCGCGTGGAACTGGCGCGCGAGGTGACCAAGCACCTGCCCAACGTTGAAGTCGTCGGCTTCTCCACGTTGCTGGCGCATTTTGCCAAGGAGCAGAACGCCAATGTGTTCCTGCGCGGCCTGCGGGCGGTTTCGGACTTCGAATACGAGTTCCAGCTGGCCAACATGAACCGCCAATTGGCACCGGACGTGGAAAGCCTGTTCCTCACCCCGTCGGAGCGCTACTCGTTCATTTCCTCGACGCTGGTCCGTGAAATTGCTGCCTTGGGCGGTGATATCACCAAGTTCGTCCACCCTGCCGTCGCCGACGCGCTGACCCTGCGCTTCAAGAAGTAA